A portion of the Streptomyces erythrochromogenes genome contains these proteins:
- a CDS encoding SpoIIE family protein phosphatase, giving the protein MGVTGGQISPVRSRERFLLGESVEGSVRGPILNSWMRSRMLGLSPEQTDLPYTDDFDPDSRLVRAAVPVLDQLQTRFSGSQMNISLADGNGTVLQRRFGEPALAGRLAPIQSVPGFVFAERYAGTNGIGLALAERRLCQVYGAEHFAERSQSNACSATPIRDQFSGHVIGVLCFGYPRSYEDPALPVLVRRAAESIERRLMEQSSARERALLRTYLDARLRAHTGEAADDGQVIGLDELTDGGLDLQDQMVLKAKATELICNPQRAAVEVSLSHGRGVTLLSSPVTSLSGVEGVVVEAVLTGDSPPAHHLAASKPTASALGALALAATERAESLPWHLADTSAAGRATAGPAEASGAGGGRPSDVRDGAPGTARGLVLVGEPEVGKYAVAARRRLELLAEASTRIGTTLDVSRTAWELAETAVPRLADYVTVDLPGAVLRGEESADPQADLHRTVVHGIRDDCPFYPVGHRVRLDPGTPHMRCLEGEPVVLETDLQATTPAWMVPGLEHARGILAHDVHSMICVPLLARGVLLGIATFYRAQDPAPFGEDDSRLAQELAARAALCIDNARRYTREHTLALALQRSLLPRGLPAQGAVEVAHHYQPAESGVGGDWFDVIPLSGTRVALLVGDVVGHGLHAAATMGRLRIAARNFAELELAPDELLTHLDNLLVRLDREEEDASATGSDGIVGATCLYAVYDPTSQVCTMARAGHPPPALVHPDGSVAFPDLPAGPPLGLGGLPFETAEVRLPEHSTLVLYTDGLVDGRHRDVDVSLDQLRRALAHPDRKPEDTCRAVIEAVAPEHPDDDIALLVARTRTVPAERIATWDLPPDPSLVSDIRGAATRQLAEWGLDELAFAAELMLSELVTNAVRYGSEPIQVRLIHDHDRALICEVSDGSNTAPHLRRAATTDEGGRGLFLVAQLSQAWGARYTTRGKVIWAECALDAA; this is encoded by the coding sequence ATGGGGGTCACGGGAGGCCAGATCAGCCCCGTACGCTCCCGTGAGCGATTCCTGCTGGGCGAGTCGGTCGAGGGCAGCGTCCGCGGCCCCATCCTGAACTCGTGGATGCGCAGCCGGATGCTGGGGCTCTCGCCGGAGCAGACGGACCTCCCCTACACGGACGACTTCGATCCCGACAGCCGGCTCGTCCGGGCGGCCGTGCCCGTCCTCGACCAGCTCCAGACCAGGTTCTCGGGCAGCCAGATGAACATCTCCCTCGCCGACGGGAACGGCACGGTGTTGCAGCGCCGGTTCGGGGAGCCCGCCCTGGCCGGCCGGCTGGCGCCCATCCAGAGCGTCCCCGGATTCGTCTTCGCCGAGCGCTACGCGGGCACCAACGGCATCGGACTCGCGCTCGCCGAAAGGCGGCTGTGCCAGGTCTACGGCGCCGAGCACTTCGCCGAGCGGTCCCAGTCGAACGCCTGCTCCGCGACCCCGATCCGCGACCAGTTCAGCGGCCACGTCATCGGCGTCCTCTGCTTCGGCTATCCGCGCAGCTACGAGGACCCGGCCCTGCCCGTCCTGGTCCGCCGGGCGGCGGAGTCCATCGAGCGGCGGCTCATGGAGCAGAGCTCGGCGCGCGAGCGCGCCCTGCTGCGGACCTACCTCGACGCCAGGCTCCGCGCCCACACCGGGGAGGCCGCCGACGACGGCCAGGTGATCGGCCTGGACGAGCTCACCGACGGCGGGCTCGACCTGCAGGACCAGATGGTCCTCAAGGCGAAGGCCACCGAGCTCATCTGCAACCCGCAGCGGGCCGCGGTCGAGGTGTCACTGTCCCACGGCCGGGGGGTCACCCTCCTGAGCAGCCCGGTCACGAGCCTCTCGGGCGTGGAGGGCGTCGTCGTCGAGGCCGTGCTCACCGGGGACTCCCCTCCGGCGCACCACCTCGCCGCCTCGAAGCCCACCGCCTCCGCCCTCGGCGCCCTGGCCCTCGCCGCGACGGAGCGCGCCGAATCACTGCCCTGGCACCTCGCCGACACCTCCGCCGCGGGCCGCGCGACCGCCGGCCCGGCCGAAGCGTCCGGTGCGGGCGGCGGCCGCCCGAGCGACGTCCGGGACGGAGCCCCCGGCACGGCCCGGGGCCTGGTGCTGGTGGGCGAGCCCGAGGTGGGCAAGTACGCCGTCGCCGCACGCCGCCGCCTGGAGCTGCTGGCCGAGGCCAGCACCCGGATCGGCACCACCCTGGACGTGAGCCGCACCGCCTGGGAACTCGCCGAGACGGCCGTGCCGCGCCTGGCCGACTACGTCACGGTCGACCTGCCCGGGGCCGTGCTGCGGGGCGAGGAGTCCGCCGACCCGCAGGCCGACCTGCACCGCACGGTGGTCCACGGCATCCGCGACGACTGCCCCTTCTATCCGGTCGGCCACCGGGTGCGGCTGGACCCCGGCACCCCCCACATGCGCTGCCTCGAGGGCGAGCCCGTCGTGCTGGAGACCGACCTCCAGGCCACCACTCCGGCCTGGATGGTCCCCGGTCTCGAACACGCCCGGGGAATCCTGGCCCACGACGTGCACTCCATGATCTGCGTCCCGCTGCTCGCCCGCGGCGTACTGCTCGGCATCGCCACCTTCTACCGCGCGCAGGACCCCGCCCCCTTCGGGGAGGACGACAGCCGACTGGCCCAGGAACTCGCGGCCCGCGCCGCGCTCTGCATCGACAACGCCCGCCGCTACACCCGCGAGCACACCCTCGCCCTGGCCCTGCAGCGCAGCCTGCTCCCGCGCGGCCTCCCCGCGCAGGGCGCCGTGGAGGTCGCCCACCACTACCAGCCCGCCGAGTCCGGGGTGGGCGGCGACTGGTTCGACGTCATCCCCCTCTCCGGCACCCGCGTCGCCCTGCTGGTGGGAGACGTCGTCGGGCACGGGCTGCACGCCGCGGCCACGATGGGCCGGCTGCGCATCGCCGCACGCAACTTCGCCGAGCTGGAACTGGCCCCGGACGAGCTGCTCACCCACCTGGACAACCTCCTGGTGCGCCTGGACCGGGAGGAGGAGGACGCGAGCGCCACGGGCAGCGACGGCATCGTCGGCGCCACCTGCCTGTACGCCGTCTACGACCCCACGTCGCAGGTGTGCACGATGGCCCGCGCCGGCCACCCCCCGCCCGCACTGGTCCACCCCGACGGCAGCGTGGCCTTCCCCGACCTGCCCGCCGGGCCGCCCCTGGGCCTGGGCGGCCTGCCCTTCGAGACCGCCGAGGTCCGGCTCCCCGAGCACAGCACGCTGGTCCTCTACACCGACGGCCTCGTCGACGGCCGCCACCGCGACGTCGACGTGTCGCTCGACCAGCTGCGCCGGGCGCTCGCCCACCCGGACCGGAAACCGGAGGACACCTGCCGGGCCGTCATCGAGGCCGTGGCGCCCGAACACCCCGATGACGACATCGCGCTGCTCGTCGCCCGCACCCGTACCGTGCCCGCCGAGCGGATCGCCACGTGGGACCTGCCCCCGGACCCGTCCCTCGTCTCCGACATCCGGGGCGCCGCCACCCGGCAGCTCGCCGAGTGGGGGCTGGACGAACTCGCCTTCGCCGCCGAGCTGATGCTCAGCGAGCTGGTCACGAACGCGGTCCGGTACGGCAGCGAGCCCATCCAGGTACGGCTGATCCACGACCACGACCGCGCCCTGATCTGCGAGGTCTCCGACGGCAGCAACACCGCCCCGCACCTGCGGCGGGCCGCCACCACGGACGAGGGAGGACGCGGCCTGTTCCTCGTCGCGCAGCTCTCCCAGGCCTGGGGCGCCCGGTACACCACCCGCGGCAAGGTCATCTGGGCCGAGTGCGCCCTGGACGCGGCATGA
- a CDS encoding substrate-binding domain-containing protein yields the protein MYPHRKTALAAAALLAAAAAAVAGCGGGTAGPTGPSAAGCPAVLEQARADVRKAESTDSSWTGPTTGPAAVPGKSIVYVAQTMTNPGVAGVAQGLRQAAEAIGWQVRVIDGEGSPAGIQAALSQAVTLKPSGIVIGGFDPRLTSRQVARAGAAGIPLIGWHAVDSPGPSTNPPLFTNVTTRVQDVARISADWVIARSDGGAGVVLFTDDSIPFARTKADLIKQRLAACPGVELLAYENIPIPDASRRTPQEVSSLLSRFGKKWTHSVAINDLYFADAAPALRAAGKPGGGPPANIGAGDGDPSAFQRINSRQYQAATVPEPLSQQGWQIVDEFNRAFAGRPDSGYVAPVHVVTADNSGGATSWDPRGYQEAYEKIWRG from the coding sequence GTGTACCCCCACCGCAAGACCGCCCTCGCGGCCGCAGCCCTGCTCGCGGCGGCCGCCGCTGCCGTCGCCGGATGCGGCGGCGGCACGGCCGGCCCCACCGGGCCGTCGGCGGCCGGCTGCCCGGCCGTTCTCGAACAGGCCCGGGCCGACGTGCGCAAGGCCGAGAGCACCGACAGCTCGTGGACCGGCCCGACGACCGGCCCCGCCGCGGTCCCCGGCAAGAGCATCGTCTACGTCGCGCAGACCATGACCAATCCGGGTGTCGCGGGGGTCGCACAGGGTCTGCGGCAGGCCGCCGAGGCCATCGGCTGGCAGGTCCGGGTGATCGACGGGGAGGGCAGCCCGGCCGGCATCCAGGCAGCGCTGAGCCAGGCCGTCACCCTCAAGCCCTCGGGCATCGTCATCGGCGGCTTCGACCCCCGCCTGACCTCCCGGCAGGTGGCGCGGGCCGGGGCGGCGGGCATCCCGCTCATCGGCTGGCACGCGGTCGACTCGCCCGGCCCGAGCACGAACCCGCCGCTCTTCACCAACGTCACCACGAGGGTGCAGGACGTGGCGAGGATCAGTGCGGACTGGGTCATCGCCCGGTCCGACGGCGGAGCCGGCGTCGTCCTCTTCACCGACGACTCGATCCCCTTCGCCCGGACGAAGGCCGACCTGATCAAGCAGCGGCTCGCCGCCTGCCCCGGCGTGGAACTCCTGGCGTACGAGAACATCCCGATCCCGGACGCGAGCCGGCGCACTCCGCAGGAGGTCTCCTCCCTCCTGTCCCGCTTCGGGAAGAAGTGGACCCACTCGGTCGCCATCAACGACCTCTACTTCGCCGATGCCGCCCCCGCCCTGCGGGCCGCGGGGAAGCCCGGTGGCGGACCGCCCGCCAACATCGGTGCGGGCGACGGCGACCCGTCCGCCTTCCAGCGCATCAACAGCAGGCAGTACCAGGCCGCCACCGTTCCGGAGCCGCTCTCCCAGCAGGGCTGGCAGATCGTCGACGAGTTCAACCGCGCCTTCGCCGGCCGGCCCGACAGCGGCTACGTCGCCCCCGTGCACGTCGTCACGGCCGACAACAGCGGCGGGGCCACGTCCTGGGACCCCCGGGGCTACCAGGAGGCGTACGAGAAGATCTGGCGCGGGTAG
- a CDS encoding sugar ABC transporter ATP-binding protein: protein MHDTPVTSMSPPPRPDAEPLVRIRGLSKRFGGTLALDSVGLDIHGGSVLALLGPNGAGKSTLIKVLAGVHHADAGEVTVAGQPLPSEAALRHMSFIHQDLGLVEWMTVAENIALGTGYPLRRGLISWRRTRERCDEALRIVAGHLDADARIADLAPAERSLVAIARALAKRARLFVLDEPTATLPAADCARLFDVLHALRDRGHGILYVSHRLDEVYEVADTFAVLRDGRLVSHGPLAPYSPDRLVRDIVGHEPARRRTAPAYAATPAPPSATPSADRRPAVLRLDGVSTARTGPVTLDLREGEILGMVGLTGAGHMHLGRALAGALPLLGGRALLDGRPYRPHTVAAALRSGVGFVAGNRQEEGCAADLTVRENFLANPRAAGVPGWRWTGPRRERAEVRALIERFSVHPRDSEVPIATLSGGNQQKVVVGRWLRGNLRLLILEEPTASVDVGAKAAIHRILDEAVGAGLAVLLISTDFEEVADLCHRALVFGRGTVAAELAGVTLNVTELTRTASALPAITGNGTGR, encoded by the coding sequence GTGCATGACACTCCCGTCACCTCGATGAGCCCGCCCCCGCGCCCCGACGCAGAACCCCTCGTCCGGATACGCGGTCTCAGCAAGCGGTTCGGCGGCACCCTCGCCCTGGACTCGGTCGGCCTCGACATCCACGGCGGCAGCGTCCTCGCCCTCCTCGGGCCCAACGGGGCCGGCAAGTCCACCCTCATCAAGGTGCTCGCCGGGGTCCACCACGCCGACGCGGGCGAGGTGACGGTGGCCGGACAGCCGCTTCCCTCCGAGGCCGCCCTTCGCCACATGTCCTTCATCCACCAGGACCTGGGCCTCGTCGAGTGGATGACGGTCGCCGAGAACATCGCCCTGGGCACCGGCTACCCCCTGCGCCGCGGCCTGATCTCCTGGCGGCGGACCCGCGAGCGCTGCGACGAGGCCCTGCGGATCGTCGCCGGGCACCTGGACGCCGACGCCCGGATCGCCGACCTCGCCCCCGCCGAGCGGTCCCTCGTGGCCATCGCCCGCGCGCTGGCGAAACGGGCCCGGCTGTTCGTCCTGGACGAGCCGACCGCCACCCTCCCCGCCGCCGACTGCGCCCGGCTCTTCGACGTCCTGCACGCCCTGCGCGACCGCGGGCACGGCATCCTCTACGTCAGCCACCGGCTCGACGAGGTGTACGAGGTCGCCGACACCTTCGCCGTCCTGCGCGACGGCCGCCTCGTCAGCCACGGCCCCCTCGCCCCGTACTCCCCCGACCGCCTGGTGCGCGACATCGTGGGGCACGAACCGGCCCGCCGCCGGACCGCACCCGCGTACGCCGCCACGCCCGCGCCCCCGTCCGCGACGCCTTCCGCGGACCGCCGTCCGGCCGTCCTGCGCCTCGACGGCGTGTCGACCGCCCGCACCGGGCCCGTCACCCTGGACCTGCGCGAGGGCGAGATCCTGGGCATGGTGGGCCTGACCGGCGCCGGCCACATGCACCTGGGCCGCGCCCTCGCGGGCGCGCTGCCGCTCCTCGGCGGCCGGGCGCTGCTGGACGGCCGCCCGTACCGGCCGCACACGGTCGCCGCGGCCCTCCGCTCCGGCGTCGGCTTCGTGGCCGGCAACCGTCAGGAGGAGGGCTGCGCCGCCGATCTGACCGTCCGGGAGAACTTCCTGGCCAACCCGCGGGCCGCCGGTGTGCCCGGGTGGCGCTGGACCGGCCCGCGGCGCGAACGCGCCGAGGTCCGCGCCCTGATCGAACGGTTCTCGGTGCACCCCCGCGACAGCGAGGTGCCCATCGCCACCCTGTCCGGCGGCAACCAGCAGAAGGTGGTCGTCGGCCGGTGGCTGCGGGGGAACCTGCGCCTGCTGATCCTGGAGGAGCCGACCGCCAGCGTGGACGTCGGGGCCAAGGCGGCGATCCACCGGATCCTCGACGAAGCGGTCGGGGCCGGCCTCGCGGTCCTCCTCATCTCCACCGATTTCGAGGAGGTCGCCGACCTCTGCCACCGTGCGCTGGTCTTCGGCCGGGGAACGGTGGCGGCCGAGCTGGCGGGCGTGACCCTGAACGTCACCGAGCTCACGCGCACCGCCTCGGCCCTGCCCGCGATCACCGGAAACGGTACGGGCCGGTGA
- a CDS encoding ABC transporter permease has protein sequence MTRRRAHFIGTYGLLTLTVLLFLVFSLVLPDTFPTMDNVSSILSNQSIPAILALGVTVPIAAGRFDLSIGYGLGLAHVMVMYLIVDELWPWQLACVTVVVGGALAGVVNGIIVEFARIDSLIATLGTGSIMYAATGWITDGSRIVPGPEGLPAAFTALYDSTFLGLPLPAFYVLALAAALWVLLERLPLGRYLYVIGSNPRAAAILGIPTHRCSVAAFAASGMIVGFAGVLLAAQQQIGNPSVGLDYLLPAFVGALLGSTAIKPGRANALGTLVAVAVLAVGLAGIGQLGAQFWATPLFNGATLLIAVGLAGYSARRRLRAGATGGPARTRHGRQDAP, from the coding sequence GTGACCCGCCGGCGCGCCCACTTCATCGGCACCTACGGCCTGCTGACCCTCACGGTCCTGCTCTTCCTGGTCTTCTCCCTCGTCCTGCCGGACACCTTCCCGACGATGGACAACGTCTCCTCGATCCTGTCCAACCAGTCGATCCCCGCCATCCTCGCGCTCGGCGTGACGGTCCCCATCGCGGCCGGCCGGTTCGACCTGTCCATCGGCTACGGCCTGGGGCTGGCGCACGTCATGGTGATGTACCTGATCGTCGACGAACTCTGGCCCTGGCAGCTCGCCTGCGTCACGGTCGTCGTCGGCGGAGCGCTGGCCGGCGTCGTGAACGGGATCATCGTCGAGTTCGCGCGCATCGACTCCCTCATCGCGACGCTCGGCACCGGCAGCATCATGTACGCCGCCACCGGCTGGATCACCGACGGCAGCCGGATCGTCCCGGGCCCCGAAGGCCTCCCGGCCGCCTTCACCGCCCTGTACGACTCCACGTTCCTCGGGCTGCCGCTGCCCGCCTTCTACGTGCTCGCCCTGGCCGCCGCCCTCTGGGTGCTGCTGGAACGGCTGCCGCTCGGCCGGTACCTGTACGTCATCGGCTCCAACCCCCGGGCCGCCGCGATCCTCGGCATCCCCACCCACCGCTGCTCCGTCGCCGCCTTCGCCGCATCGGGCATGATCGTCGGTTTCGCCGGGGTCCTCCTCGCGGCCCAGCAGCAGATCGGCAACCCGAGCGTCGGCCTGGACTACCTGCTGCCCGCCTTCGTCGGCGCCCTCCTCGGTTCCACCGCGATCAAACCGGGCCGGGCCAACGCCCTGGGCACCCTCGTCGCCGTGGCCGTCCTCGCCGTGGGACTCGCCGGGATCGGCCAGCTCGGCGCGCAGTTCTGGGCGACCCCGCTGTTCAACGGCGCCACCCTGCTCATCGCGGTCGGCCTGGCCGGCTACTCCGCCCGCCGCCGGCTGCGCGCCGGCGCGACCGGAGGGCCCGCGCGGACCCGGCACGGTCGGCAGGATGCCCCCTGA
- a CDS encoding phenylacetate--CoA ligase family protein: MLETGVRQVRVAMAMVFGRKLNVRTVERLVADALATLEEFGSLGDDVDELADGPFADPDERRDLQNRALQRTVRRLAKRSPFYRERLAGIDLDGLTTETLTRIPVTRKADLIARPADFLCSTPYLATQTTGTTGRPVQMWLSRYEMELWPALIALSVVLRGDIRPGDRMQINLSSRATAAVQEDVEVCRLVGASCHVVGQVPPEESVEHLLGGNGTRPTLLTGNPSYLARMLTAARRRGYGPDDFGLRSIYAGGEIVSPAFVQALRETFGAETVGDNFGMTELLPVGGRTCSRHHLHIDPNMGYTEVLDLDTGEPVAPGQLGELTVTPYYPYRECMPVLRYNTGDVVRTLEGEPDCELAAVPAVSQILGKAGTLLRTAASVVTPRDVVEALDGTAGMPWPLRHRAEVAADGRLHVEVASRTATTAGVTERLLARGIDARVTVLPLDDEDAARRFPLRCDLLEHTFTRSHA, translated from the coding sequence GCTGGTCGCCGACGCCCTCGCCACGCTCGAGGAGTTCGGCTCACTCGGCGACGACGTCGACGAACTGGCCGACGGACCGTTCGCCGACCCGGACGAGCGGCGCGACCTGCAGAACCGCGCGCTCCAGCGGACCGTGCGCAGACTCGCCAAGCGCTCGCCCTTCTACCGGGAGCGGCTCGCCGGCATCGACCTCGACGGCCTGACCACCGAGACGCTCACCCGGATCCCGGTGACCCGCAAGGCCGACCTGATCGCGCGCCCCGCCGACTTCCTGTGCAGCACCCCCTACCTCGCGACCCAGACGACCGGCACCACCGGCCGTCCCGTGCAGATGTGGCTCTCCCGCTACGAGATGGAGCTCTGGCCGGCACTGATCGCCCTGTCCGTGGTGCTGCGCGGCGACATCCGCCCCGGCGACCGGATGCAGATCAACCTCAGCTCCCGGGCGACGGCCGCCGTACAGGAGGACGTCGAGGTCTGCCGACTGGTCGGCGCCTCCTGCCACGTGGTCGGCCAGGTCCCGCCCGAGGAGTCGGTCGAGCACCTGCTCGGCGGCAACGGCACCCGCCCCACCCTGCTCACCGGCAACCCCAGCTACCTGGCCCGGATGCTCACCGCGGCCCGCCGGCGCGGATACGGGCCCGACGACTTCGGCCTCCGGTCGATCTACGCGGGCGGCGAGATCGTGTCGCCGGCCTTCGTCCAGGCCCTGCGCGAGACCTTCGGTGCCGAGACCGTCGGCGACAACTTCGGCATGACCGAACTGCTGCCGGTCGGCGGCCGCACCTGCAGCCGCCACCACCTCCACATCGACCCCAACATGGGCTACACCGAGGTGCTCGACCTGGACACGGGCGAGCCCGTCGCCCCCGGACAGCTCGGGGAACTGACCGTCACGCCGTACTACCCCTACCGGGAATGCATGCCGGTGCTGCGCTACAACACCGGCGACGTCGTGCGCACCCTGGAGGGCGAACCGGACTGCGAGCTGGCCGCCGTACCCGCCGTCTCGCAGATCCTCGGCAAGGCGGGCACCCTGCTGCGCACCGCCGCCTCGGTCGTCACGCCGCGCGACGTCGTGGAGGCCCTGGACGGCACTGCGGGCATGCCGTGGCCGCTGCGCCACCGGGCCGAGGTCGCGGCCGACGGCCGCCTCCACGTGGAGGTCGCCTCGCGGACCGCGACCACGGCCGGGGTGACCGAGCGGCTGCTGGCCCGCGGCATCGACGCGCGCGTCACCGTCCTGCCGCTGGACGACGAGGACGCCGCACGCCGCTTCCCCCTCCGCTGTGACCTGTTGGAGCACACCTTCACCCGGAGCCACGCATGA